The proteins below come from a single Hemibagrus wyckioides isolate EC202008001 linkage group LG22, SWU_Hwy_1.0, whole genome shotgun sequence genomic window:
- the slc39a14 gene encoding metal cation symporter ZIP14 isoform X1, with product MPLECVMLFSSWRLDRAVISVAFTSLSYRVMTHTSARDGCSQLTLTFALTLSLGLLCWPLREVRGQAALSPAVILQDLLSRYGENGTISVPQLRSLLAHLGTEQSVEKTPETTTETTPTKNNNDNNTCLPAGTLAAHGLSEKSRLDGLGLQEFCPAMLQQLDSGSCRGEQNQEPEPSAKPSNAEVWGYGFVCVTVISLCSLLGASVVPFMRKTFYKRLLLYFIALAIGTLYSNALFQLIPEAFGFDPMESYYVSKSAVVFGGFYLFFFTEKVLKMILKPKHRGGHGHSHFPVGNGDMEDGVMEKLQNGEAGGAMSLPRVDGETREDDKMLSAGQTAQDTQGGCYWLKGRAYSDIGTLAWMITLSDGLHNFIDGLAIGASFTASVFQGISTSVAILCEEFPHELGDFVILLNAGMSIQQALFFNFLSACCCYLGMGFGILAGNQFSPNWIFALAGGMFLYIALADMFPEMNEVSREEEEAGGSANLVTFAIQNAGLLTGFAIMLLLTVYSGQIQLG from the exons ATGCCTCTCGAGTGtgtgatgcttttcagctcatgGCGGCTGGACAGAGCGGTTATCTCAGTGGCTTTCACCTCCCT ATCCTACAGAGTCATGACTCACACCTCAGCCCGTGATGGCTGCAGTCAGCTGACCTTGACCTTTGCCCTTACCCTGTCCCTTGGCCTGCTATGTTGGCCtttgagagaggtcagaggtcaggcgGCGCTCTCTCCTGCTGTAATCCTGCAGGATCTGCTGAGCCGATATGGAGAGAACGGGACCATCTCGGTGCCCCAGCTCCGGTCACTGCTCGCTCACCTCGGCACGGAGCAGAGCGTGGAGAAGACGCCCGAGACGACAACGGAGACCACGcccacaaaaaacaacaacgacaacaacacg TGTTTACCCGCAGGCACTCTGGCGGCTCACGGTCTGAGCGAGAAGTCCCGTCTAGACGGGCTGGGCCTGCAGGAGTTCTGTCCCGCCATGCTGCAGCAGCTGGACTCTGGATCGTGTCGAGGTGAACAGAACCAGGAACCGGAACCGAGCGCCAAACCGTCCAACGCTGAAG TGTGGGGTTACGGGTTCGTGTGTGTTACGGTGATCTCGCTGTGTTCGCTGCTCGGCGCCAGTGTGGTGCCGTTCATGAGGAAAACCTTTTACAAACGGCTGCTGCTCTACTTCATAGCTCTGGCCATCGGCACACTTTATTCCAACGCTCTCTTTCAGCTCATCCCTGAG GCGTTTGGGTTCGACCCCATGGAATCGTACTACGTGTCCAAATCCGCCGTCGTCTTCGGAGGTTTCTATCTGTTCTTCTTCACGGAGAAAGTCCTCAAGATGATCCTCAAACCCAAACacagg ggaGGACATGGGCACAGTCATTTCCCAGTGGGAAACGGTGATATGGAGGACGGAGTGATGGAGAAGCTGCAGAATGGAGAGGCAGGAGGAGCCATGTCCTTGCCTCGGGTGGACGGAGAGACCAGAGAGGACGACAAAATGCTGAGCGCCGGACAAACGGCACAG gacaCTCAGGGGGGGTGTTACTGGTTGAAGGGTCGAGCGTATTCAGACATCGGGACCTTGGCGTGGATGATCACTCTCAGTGACGGACTCCATAACTTTATAGATGGTTTGGCCATCGGAGCCTCGTTCACTGCCTCGGTGTTCCAGGGCATCAGCACATCGGTGGCCATCCTGTGTGAGGAGTTTCCTCATGAACTgg GTGACTTTGTGATCCTGCTGAACGCTGGAATGAGCATCCAGCAAGCTCTGTTCTTTAACTTCCTGTCAGCCTGCTGCTGTTATTTGGGAATGGGATTCGGAATTCTGGCAGGAAACCAGTTCTCACCAAACTGGATCTTCGCTCTGGCAGGCGGAATGTTCCTCTACATCGCCCTGGCTGACATG TTTCCCGAGATGAACGAAGTGAGTcgtgaggaagaggaagctgGAGGAAGCGCAAACCTCGTGACCTTCGCCATCCAGAACGCCGGCCTGCTCACGGGTTTCGCCATCATGCTCCTCCTGACTGTTTACTCAGGACAGATACAGCTCGGATAG
- the slc39a14 gene encoding metal cation symporter ZIP14 isoform X3, with the protein MTHTSARDGCSQLTLTFALTLSLGLLCWPLREVRGQAALSPAVILQDLLSRYGENGTISVPQLRSLLAHLGTEQSVEKTPETTTETTPTKNNNDNNTCLPAGTLAAHGLSEKSRLDGLGLQEFCPAMLQQLDSGSCRGEQNQEPEPSAKPSNAEVWGYGFVCVTVISLCSLLGASVVPFMRKTFYKRLLLYFIALAIGTLYSNALFQLIPEAFGFDPMESYYVSKSAVVFGGFYLFFFTEKVLKMILKPKHRGGHGHSHFPVGNGDMEDGVMEKLQNGEAGGAMSLPRVDGETREDDKMLSAGQTAQDTQGGCYWLKGRAYSDIGTLAWMITLSDGLHNFIDGLAIGASFTASVFQGISTSVAILCEEFPHELGDFVILLNAGMSIQQALFFNFLSACCCYLGMGFGILAGNQFSPNWIFALAGGMFLYIALADMFPEMNEVSREEEEAGGSANLVTFAIQNAGLLTGFAIMLLLTVYSGQIQLG; encoded by the exons ATGACTCACACCTCAGCCCGTGATGGCTGCAGTCAGCTGACCTTGACCTTTGCCCTTACCCTGTCCCTTGGCCTGCTATGTTGGCCtttgagagaggtcagaggtcaggcgGCGCTCTCTCCTGCTGTAATCCTGCAGGATCTGCTGAGCCGATATGGAGAGAACGGGACCATCTCGGTGCCCCAGCTCCGGTCACTGCTCGCTCACCTCGGCACGGAGCAGAGCGTGGAGAAGACGCCCGAGACGACAACGGAGACCACGcccacaaaaaacaacaacgacaacaacacg TGTTTACCCGCAGGCACTCTGGCGGCTCACGGTCTGAGCGAGAAGTCCCGTCTAGACGGGCTGGGCCTGCAGGAGTTCTGTCCCGCCATGCTGCAGCAGCTGGACTCTGGATCGTGTCGAGGTGAACAGAACCAGGAACCGGAACCGAGCGCCAAACCGTCCAACGCTGAAG TGTGGGGTTACGGGTTCGTGTGTGTTACGGTGATCTCGCTGTGTTCGCTGCTCGGCGCCAGTGTGGTGCCGTTCATGAGGAAAACCTTTTACAAACGGCTGCTGCTCTACTTCATAGCTCTGGCCATCGGCACACTTTATTCCAACGCTCTCTTTCAGCTCATCCCTGAG GCGTTTGGGTTCGACCCCATGGAATCGTACTACGTGTCCAAATCCGCCGTCGTCTTCGGAGGTTTCTATCTGTTCTTCTTCACGGAGAAAGTCCTCAAGATGATCCTCAAACCCAAACacagg ggaGGACATGGGCACAGTCATTTCCCAGTGGGAAACGGTGATATGGAGGACGGAGTGATGGAGAAGCTGCAGAATGGAGAGGCAGGAGGAGCCATGTCCTTGCCTCGGGTGGACGGAGAGACCAGAGAGGACGACAAAATGCTGAGCGCCGGACAAACGGCACAG gacaCTCAGGGGGGGTGTTACTGGTTGAAGGGTCGAGCGTATTCAGACATCGGGACCTTGGCGTGGATGATCACTCTCAGTGACGGACTCCATAACTTTATAGATGGTTTGGCCATCGGAGCCTCGTTCACTGCCTCGGTGTTCCAGGGCATCAGCACATCGGTGGCCATCCTGTGTGAGGAGTTTCCTCATGAACTgg GTGACTTTGTGATCCTGCTGAACGCTGGAATGAGCATCCAGCAAGCTCTGTTCTTTAACTTCCTGTCAGCCTGCTGCTGTTATTTGGGAATGGGATTCGGAATTCTGGCAGGAAACCAGTTCTCACCAAACTGGATCTTCGCTCTGGCAGGCGGAATGTTCCTCTACATCGCCCTGGCTGACATG TTTCCCGAGATGAACGAAGTGAGTcgtgaggaagaggaagctgGAGGAAGCGCAAACCTCGTGACCTTCGCCATCCAGAACGCCGGCCTGCTCACGGGTTTCGCCATCATGCTCCTCCTGACTGTTTACTCAGGACAGATACAGCTCGGATAG
- the slc39a14 gene encoding metal cation symporter ZIP14 isoform X2: MPLECVMLFSSWRLDRAVISVAFTSLSYRVMTHTSARDGCSQLTLTFALTLSLGLLCWPLREVRGQAALSPAVILQDLLSRYGENGTISVPQLRSLLAHLGTEQSVEKTPETTTETTPTKNNNDNNTCLPAGTLAAHGLSEKSRLDGLGLQEFCPAMLQQLDSGSCRGEQNQEPEPSAKPSNAEVWGFAVLSVTVVSLFALTGVFVVPLMRTRFMRRVLVFFIALSIGTLFSTAVFQLLPEAFGFDPMESYYVSKSAVVFGGFYLFFFTEKVLKMILKPKHRGGHGHSHFPVGNGDMEDGVMEKLQNGEAGGAMSLPRVDGETREDDKMLSAGQTAQDTQGGCYWLKGRAYSDIGTLAWMITLSDGLHNFIDGLAIGASFTASVFQGISTSVAILCEEFPHELGDFVILLNAGMSIQQALFFNFLSACCCYLGMGFGILAGNQFSPNWIFALAGGMFLYIALADMFPEMNEVSREEEEAGGSANLVTFAIQNAGLLTGFAIMLLLTVYSGQIQLG, translated from the exons ATGCCTCTCGAGTGtgtgatgcttttcagctcatgGCGGCTGGACAGAGCGGTTATCTCAGTGGCTTTCACCTCCCT ATCCTACAGAGTCATGACTCACACCTCAGCCCGTGATGGCTGCAGTCAGCTGACCTTGACCTTTGCCCTTACCCTGTCCCTTGGCCTGCTATGTTGGCCtttgagagaggtcagaggtcaggcgGCGCTCTCTCCTGCTGTAATCCTGCAGGATCTGCTGAGCCGATATGGAGAGAACGGGACCATCTCGGTGCCCCAGCTCCGGTCACTGCTCGCTCACCTCGGCACGGAGCAGAGCGTGGAGAAGACGCCCGAGACGACAACGGAGACCACGcccacaaaaaacaacaacgacaacaacacg TGTTTACCCGCAGGCACTCTGGCGGCTCACGGTCTGAGCGAGAAGTCCCGTCTAGACGGGCTGGGCCTGCAGGAGTTCTGTCCCGCCATGCTGCAGCAGCTGGACTCTGGATCGTGTCGAGGTGAACAGAACCAGGAACCGGAACCGAGCGCCAAACCGTCCAACGCTGAAG tgtggggtttTGCTGTGCTCAGTGTGACTGTAGTCAGTTTGTTCGCTCTGACCGGTGTGTTTGTGGTGCCACTGATGAGGACACGATTCATGCGCAGAGTCCTCGTCTTTTTCATCGCTCTGTCCATCGGGACGCTCTTCTCCACTGCCGTCTTCCAGCTGCTGCCGGAG GCGTTTGGGTTCGACCCCATGGAATCGTACTACGTGTCCAAATCCGCCGTCGTCTTCGGAGGTTTCTATCTGTTCTTCTTCACGGAGAAAGTCCTCAAGATGATCCTCAAACCCAAACacagg ggaGGACATGGGCACAGTCATTTCCCAGTGGGAAACGGTGATATGGAGGACGGAGTGATGGAGAAGCTGCAGAATGGAGAGGCAGGAGGAGCCATGTCCTTGCCTCGGGTGGACGGAGAGACCAGAGAGGACGACAAAATGCTGAGCGCCGGACAAACGGCACAG gacaCTCAGGGGGGGTGTTACTGGTTGAAGGGTCGAGCGTATTCAGACATCGGGACCTTGGCGTGGATGATCACTCTCAGTGACGGACTCCATAACTTTATAGATGGTTTGGCCATCGGAGCCTCGTTCACTGCCTCGGTGTTCCAGGGCATCAGCACATCGGTGGCCATCCTGTGTGAGGAGTTTCCTCATGAACTgg GTGACTTTGTGATCCTGCTGAACGCTGGAATGAGCATCCAGCAAGCTCTGTTCTTTAACTTCCTGTCAGCCTGCTGCTGTTATTTGGGAATGGGATTCGGAATTCTGGCAGGAAACCAGTTCTCACCAAACTGGATCTTCGCTCTGGCAGGCGGAATGTTCCTCTACATCGCCCTGGCTGACATG TTTCCCGAGATGAACGAAGTGAGTcgtgaggaagaggaagctgGAGGAAGCGCAAACCTCGTGACCTTCGCCATCCAGAACGCCGGCCTGCTCACGGGTTTCGCCATCATGCTCCTCCTGACTGTTTACTCAGGACAGATACAGCTCGGATAG